The window CGCGCGGCCGACCCAGGGTCACTGCGACGCCGGCCTCGTCTTCCATGTGGAGCGCGGCTCGCATGGCGCGACGAAGCTCGACGGCCTAAACTTCGCCGTGCTCCTCCATACTCCGGGAGCGATGGGCGCCGGCAACTGGACCGTTGGCGTGATCGTAGACGAGCGGGCCACCACCGAGCAGCGTGAGGCGCTGGCGGCGATCGGCAGCGGACAGGGCGGTGGTCCGATGGCCGCCCTCGGGCCGCTGGTCGGCCGTTTCGCTGGGATCGAAGCCAAGCCCATCCGGATCGAAGGTAGCGGGATGCGCCGATCCGTGTCGATTCCGGGGGCGCTC is drawn from Candidatus Methylomirabilota bacterium and contains these coding sequences:
- a CDS encoding DUF1326 domain-containing protein is translated as MASPEWKISGDYFEACSCDSVCPCPTSGLAARPTQGHCDAGLVFHVERGSHGATKLDGLNFAVLLHTPGAMGAGNWTVGVIVDERATTEQREALAAIGSGQGGGPMAALGPLVGRFAGIEAKPIRIEGSGMRRSVSIPGALDLAIEGIAGANQNEPIYFDNVGHPAATRLALAKASRGHMHAFGIDWDDTSGKNNGHFAPFSWSSS